The Deinococcus carri genome segment CAGCGGCGACGGCGATTTCACCGACATCGTGGAGGTCTTGCAGGAGCGCGGCAAGCGCGTGGAGGTGATCGCCTTCCGCGAACACACCGCCCAGAAACTGATTGACGCCGCCGACCGCTTCACGCACCTGCCCGACATCGAGGAGGCGCTGATGCCCGCGCGGCAGAAGGGGGAGGTCAGGGGTTAGGGTTCAGGGGTTAGGTTTTAGGAACTTCCGCTTTTGCATAAGCTTCCTTTCCCTAACTCCTAACGCCTAAGCCCTAACCCCTATGGACGCCGACGCCGTTCTCGCCCGCCTCGCCTTTCAGCTCCCCCCCGAGCGCATCGCGCAGACGGGGGCCGAGCCGCGTGACTCGTCGCGGCTGATGGTGGTGACGCAGGAAAGTCTTTCGCACCGCGTCTTCCGCGACCTGCCGGAGCTGCTGCGCGCCGGGGACGTGCTGGTCTTCAACGAGAGCCGGGTGATTCCGGCGCGGGTGATGGCCCGCAAGCCCGTCACGCCGGAGGGCTTCGGCGGCGGCCAGGTCGAGGTGCTGCTGCTGCGGGAAGAGGAGCAGAACGTCTGGTCGGCCTACCTCAAGCCCGCCAAGCGCGCGGGGAAGGAGTTGTGGCTGGGCCAGCCCGGAGGCGTGCAGCACCGCGCCGAGGTGGTCGGCACTCTCCCCGACGGCGCGCGCCTGTTGCGCTTCGACCACGACATCAAGCCTCACCTCGACGAGATTGGGCGGCTGCCACTCCCGCCCTACATCGCGGCTGGGAACAGCGACGAGACGTGGCGCGAACGCTACCAGACGGTGTATGCCCGCGAACCGGGCAGTGTGGCCGCACCCACGGCGGGCCTGCACTTCACGCCCGAGCTGCTCGCGCGGCTGGACGCGCTGGGGGTGGAACGGCACGCGATCACGCTGCATGTGGGGGCGGGCACCTTCCGGCCCGTCACGGGCAGCGTGGCCGACCATGTGATGCACGCCGAGCGGTACGCCATCAGCCCGGCGACGGCAGAGGCCGTCAATCGCGCCAGGGGGGAAGGCCGCCGCGTGATCGCCGTCGGCACCACCACCGTCCGCGCCCTGGAAAGCAGCGCGCACGTCGATGGCACGGTGAACCCCGGCGAGGGCGACACCCGCATCTTCATCACGCCGGGCATCCCCGTCCGTGTCCCGGACCTCCTGATCACCAACCTGCACCTGCCCGGCAGCACCCTGCTGCTGCTCGTCGCTGCCTTCGCAGGCGAGGAACGCATCCGGGCCGCGTATGACGCCGCGCTGGAGCAGGGCTACCGGTTCTACTCGCTGGGGGACGCGATGCTGCTGGAGAGGGCGGCAGAAGAGGGCAGATGAGGTCGGGGCCGCCGCCCTATGCTGTTCGGTATGGGCCGCCTGCCGCTTGACGCTGAACGCCAAGATGAGGGGTGGCAGACACACGCGCTGCCTGCGAAGGAGCAGCGTCTTCCCATTTGGTTGCGCGTCCTTGGGGTTGTGGGGACGGCGACGGGAGCCGGTGTCGTGCTGTACTACACAGCCATCCTCCTTGGACTTGGCTTTCTGCTCAGGGAGTGGGCGGGGCCGTCGTTCGCTGACCTCTTTTCCCTGCTTGGGAGTATCCTCGTGCTTCCCGCGCTGTTGCTGGTCGCCAGCTTCCTGCTGGGCATGCTCTTTCTGTGTTTTCTGTGGGCGCGGGGAGAACAGTTCGTTCCGGCACTGAGTACTGTGATCGGCCTGCTCCTCGCCCTGGCGCTGGCACTGTTGTCCGCGTTCGACTTCATCTCCTGGCAGGCTCTCCTGGTTCCGGCGGCTCTCGTGCTGCCCGGCCTGATCGCCTGGGTCCGGTTCCTGCTGCTCCGGTAGGTTTCGCCGCCTACATCTCCCGCCTCAACGTCACCATCGCCGCCTCCCGCACGAACCCCAGCCGCTCGTTGATGGCGAGCATGGGGCGGTTGATGGCGTGGTTACCTGTGCGGGCGTGGGTAAAGCCCCGACCCAGCGCCGCGCGGGCGGCCGCGAGCTTGAGGGCATAGGCGACACCGTGGCCGCGCCAGGCGGGCAACACGCCCGTCAGGCCGTTGTGCAGCGTGCCCGGCCGGGTCGGGACAGGCTGGCTCAGTTCGCTGAGACCCACCCACTCGCCGCCTGGGGCCACGGCGATGAACTCGCCCACGGGGTCAATCCTGCCGGACACGCGGCGTTGCCAGACCTCGAAGGGCCACACGCTGATCGGTGTGGTGCTGGGCACGTCGAGCAGCAGGGCGGCTGTCAGGGCATACAGGTGGCGCTGGGCGGCCTCGTCGAAGTCGTCCACCAGTTCGCCCAGGGGGGCGATGCGGAGGCCCGCGGCCCGTGCGCGGTCCTCGTAGGCGGCAAAGCGTGCGAAGTCCAGCGTTCGCAGGTCCAGGGTGCTGGACCACATCCGGTCGTGTTCGCGGTAGCCGTGCGCCTCGTGGAAGGCTTTTTCCCACCAGTCCTCCCGCACGCGGGTGACGAGGGTGTGCGCGCCGGACTGGCGGGCGTTCGCCTCCGCGTGGGCCAGCAGGGTTTCGGCCAGCGCG includes the following:
- the queA gene encoding tRNA preQ1(34) S-adenosylmethionine ribosyltransferase-isomerase QueA, which translates into the protein MDADAVLARLAFQLPPERIAQTGAEPRDSSRLMVVTQESLSHRVFRDLPELLRAGDVLVFNESRVIPARVMARKPVTPEGFGGGQVEVLLLREEEQNVWSAYLKPAKRAGKELWLGQPGGVQHRAEVVGTLPDGARLLRFDHDIKPHLDEIGRLPLPPYIAAGNSDETWRERYQTVYAREPGSVAAPTAGLHFTPELLARLDALGVERHAITLHVGAGTFRPVTGSVADHVMHAERYAISPATAEAVNRARGEGRRVIAVGTTTVRALESSAHVDGTVNPGEGDTRIFITPGIPVRVPDLLITNLHLPGSTLLLLVAAFAGEERIRAAYDAALEQGYRFYSLGDAMLLERAAEEGR
- a CDS encoding GNAT family N-acetyltransferase, which codes for MDTLTPPLLSGLVLQPARPADVPRVAAFLTAAHPEAPVAPEDLERQDAGRLEGEPFVRTLVLAGGELLGLAETGVPRMDGHPGWLDVTVRTRPDLAGGALAETLLAHAEANARQSGAHTLVTRVREDWWEKAFHEAHGYREHDRMWSSTLDLRTLDFARFAAYEDRARAAGLRIAPLGELVDDFDEAAQRHLYALTAALLLDVPSTTPISVWPFEVWQRRVSGRIDPVGEFIAVAPGGEWVGLSELSQPVPTRPGTLHNGLTGVLPAWRGHGVAYALKLAAARAALGRGFTHARTGNHAINRPMLAINERLGFVREAAMVTLRREM